A section of the Neorhizobium galegae bv. orientalis str. HAMBI 540 genome encodes:
- a CDS encoding ABC transporter ATP-binding protein, whose protein sequence is MNAIDTAIRAAAASITVKGLTKAYDPQTVVIPPMDVELKAGEFTVVLGPSGCGKSTLLQMIAGLERVSGGKILIGAREVQDLEPKHRGCAMVFQNYALYPHMSVFENMAYSLKVAGMAKAERAERVAAVAKMLGLADYLHRKPGQLSGGQRQRVAIGRAIVREPGVLLFDEPLSNLDAQLRHDMRVELADLHRRIGATTVFVTHDQVEAMTLADRILILNKGRIEQFDTPKAIYHHPASVFVAKFIGAPPMNILAVTGDGSALRLADGQVVANAPLTGTYQLGIRPEDIVVDGKADGHGVKAALRFREDLGSHSVLAADLGGSIVRVATPFGAEIADRLELLLNFPASRLHLFDAATGRAIPGALGAQ, encoded by the coding sequence ATGAACGCCATCGATACAGCCATCCGCGCCGCCGCTGCGAGCATCACGGTAAAAGGCCTGACCAAGGCCTATGATCCCCAGACGGTGGTCATCCCGCCGATGGATGTCGAGCTGAAGGCCGGCGAATTCACCGTCGTGCTCGGTCCTTCCGGCTGCGGCAAGTCCACCCTTCTGCAGATGATTGCCGGGCTCGAACGGGTGAGCGGCGGCAAGATTTTGATCGGCGCCCGCGAGGTTCAGGACCTCGAACCGAAACATCGCGGCTGCGCCATGGTGTTCCAGAATTATGCGCTCTATCCGCATATGAGCGTGTTCGAGAACATGGCCTACAGCCTCAAGGTTGCCGGTATGGCGAAGGCGGAACGTGCCGAGCGGGTCGCGGCGGTCGCCAAGATGCTCGGCCTTGCCGACTATCTGCATCGCAAGCCGGGACAACTCTCCGGCGGCCAGCGCCAGCGCGTCGCGATCGGCCGCGCCATCGTGCGCGAACCGGGCGTGCTGCTGTTCGACGAACCGCTCTCCAACCTCGATGCGCAGCTTCGCCACGACATGCGCGTCGAACTGGCCGACCTGCATCGCCGCATCGGCGCCACCACCGTCTTCGTCACTCACGATCAGGTGGAGGCGATGACGCTCGCCGATCGTATCCTTATTCTCAACAAGGGCCGGATCGAGCAGTTCGATACGCCGAAGGCGATCTACCACCATCCGGCCTCGGTGTTCGTCGCCAAGTTCATCGGTGCTCCGCCGATGAATATCTTAGCCGTGACCGGTGACGGGTCGGCGCTGAGACTCGCCGACGGGCAGGTGGTGGCGAACGCCCCGCTGACCGGCACCTACCAGCTCGGCATCCGGCCCGAGGATATCGTCGTCGACGGCAAGGCGGACGGCCATGGGGTCAAGGCGGCACTCCGGTTCCGCGAGGATCTCGGCTCCCACTCCGTGCTGGCCGCCGATCTCGGCGGATCGATCGTCCGTGTCGCGACACCCTTCGGCGCGGAGATCGCCGACCGGCTCGAACTTCTCCTGAACTTCCCGGCCTCCCGACTGCATCTCTTCGATGCAGCGACGGGCAGGGCCATACCCGGTGCCCTTGGCGCCCAATGA
- a CDS encoding glycerophosphodiester phosphodiesterase family protein: MNYKDFIADPARSCAVVAHRGAWHGAPENSLAAIENAIAIGCEIVELDIRKSADGQLFLMHDDTLERVAGIDRDAETFTMAELQAIMLREDDGGEGRAVSDQCIPTLRQALEIIRGRIFADLDLKDRGLFPEVAACVREMGAAADVDLKTKVYTLADVEWVRAQKIDDVPFMGMARLTAENTGDALAVLAELSPFMCEIRFDSLETIAYHREAFAKAGMALWVNTLDQPGSGEWTDSAALANPDLIWGRLMDAGISVIQTDQPAALKSYIRARQA, translated from the coding sequence ATGAACTACAAAGACTTCATCGCCGATCCGGCGCGCAGCTGCGCCGTCGTTGCCCATCGCGGCGCCTGGCACGGTGCCCCGGAAAACAGCCTGGCGGCCATCGAAAACGCCATTGCGATCGGCTGCGAGATCGTCGAACTGGACATCCGCAAGAGCGCCGACGGCCAGCTTTTCCTGATGCATGACGATACGCTGGAACGTGTGGCCGGCATCGACCGCGATGCCGAGACTTTCACCATGGCGGAGCTGCAGGCGATCATGCTGCGCGAGGACGACGGCGGCGAGGGCCGCGCGGTGAGCGATCAGTGCATCCCGACCCTCAGACAGGCGCTGGAGATCATCCGCGGCCGCATCTTCGCCGATCTCGATCTCAAGGATCGCGGGCTGTTCCCCGAAGTCGCTGCCTGCGTCCGCGAGATGGGTGCGGCCGCCGATGTCGACCTCAAGACGAAGGTTTACACTCTGGCTGATGTGGAATGGGTGCGCGCCCAGAAGATCGACGACGTGCCATTCATGGGCATGGCGCGTTTGACCGCCGAAAACACCGGCGACGCGCTTGCGGTTCTTGCCGAACTCTCGCCCTTCATGTGCGAAATCCGCTTCGACAGCCTCGAGACGATCGCGTATCACCGCGAGGCCTTCGCAAAGGCCGGCATGGCGCTGTGGGTCAACACGCTCGACCAGCCCGGCAGCGGCGAATGGACGGACAGTGCGGCGCTTGCCAACCCTGACCTGATCTGGGGTCGGTTGATGGACGCGGGCATCAGCGTTATCCAGACGGACCAGCCCGCTGCATTGAAATCCTACATAAGGGCCCGCCAAGCATGA
- a CDS encoding inositol monophosphatase family protein, with protein MTIISDTVLRSLMGDMRQAGEAEVLPRFLGVTADGIRAKTAPDDIVTDADLGAERRLSAALSAHFPEALIVGEEAVSADPALLDRLVDAEVAAIIDPVDGTWNFAHGVPLFGMIVAIVSGGKTVAGLIHYPLTGDFLVARPGQGAWHVARDGTRTRLAVATPVPVSEMSGFVPLHMFSAEEQAAFAPRVLRFGRTTTWRCSAFEYRMVATGAMSFSLNADMKPWDHAAGELIHREAGGHSGLLSGETYRPAMTQGRLLLAPDAASWEAIRASLS; from the coding sequence ATGACGATCATTTCCGATACCGTGCTCCGGTCCCTGATGGGGGATATGCGCCAGGCGGGGGAGGCGGAGGTTCTGCCCCGTTTCCTCGGCGTAACGGCAGATGGCATCCGCGCCAAGACCGCTCCGGACGACATCGTCACCGATGCCGATCTGGGTGCGGAACGGCGGCTTTCCGCAGCACTCTCTGCCCATTTTCCCGAAGCGCTGATCGTCGGCGAGGAGGCCGTGTCTGCCGATCCGGCGCTGCTCGACCGCCTGGTGGATGCCGAAGTCGCGGCGATCATCGATCCCGTCGACGGCACCTGGAATTTCGCCCATGGCGTGCCGCTGTTCGGCATGATCGTGGCGATCGTTTCCGGCGGAAAAACCGTCGCTGGGCTGATCCACTATCCGTTGACCGGCGATTTTCTCGTGGCCCGACCGGGCCAGGGGGCCTGGCATGTCGCCCGCGATGGAACTCGAACCCGCCTTGCAGTCGCTACGCCGGTTCCGGTCAGCGAAATGAGCGGTTTCGTGCCGCTGCACATGTTCTCAGCCGAAGAGCAGGCAGCGTTCGCGCCGCGGGTTTTGCGGTTCGGCCGCACCACCACATGGCGATGCTCCGCCTTCGAATACCGAATGGTGGCGACCGGCGCGATGAGCTTCTCGCTGAATGCCGACATGAAACCTTGGGATCATGCGGCCGGCGAACTGATCCACCGCGAAGCCGGCGGCCATAGCGGCCTCCTGAGCGGCGAGACCTATCGGCCGGCGATGACACAAGGGCGGCTGCTGCTGGCGCCCGATGCGGCGAGCTGGGAGGCTATCCGCGCCAGCTTGAGCTGA
- a CDS encoding ABC transporter ATP-binding protein, translating to MQQLAETMVASQDALLDIQNLTLSLRDQSGWVEVLNNVSLSVKPKEILGVVGESGCGKSMTALSILRLLPPRDSRLGGKIMFGGQNLVSCSESQMNRIRGRHISMIFQEPMSALDPVFTVGYQIEETLQRHFKLDRREAAERAIAALDSVGIASPRHVATLYPMNLSGGMRQRVMIAMALVCEPRLLIADEPTTALDVTIQAQIMDLLLGLADRTGTAIMFITHNLGLVAQTCHRMVTMYAGQVVEGGPVRDVIAGPRHPYTAGLLHSIPDSNRARGTLPSIAGRVPSLRHMPKGCRFGPRCSYSTQPCELPQSIESEGIEDIDRREVRCNRWEELALRGVGA from the coding sequence ATGCAGCAGCTTGCCGAGACCATGGTGGCCAGCCAGGACGCGCTTCTGGATATCCAGAACCTGACATTGTCGCTGCGTGATCAATCGGGTTGGGTTGAAGTCCTCAATAATGTTTCGCTTTCGGTGAAGCCGAAGGAAATTCTCGGTGTCGTCGGCGAGAGTGGCTGCGGCAAATCGATGACCGCTCTCTCCATTCTCCGGCTCCTGCCGCCGCGCGATTCCCGCCTTGGCGGCAAGATCATGTTCGGCGGCCAGAACCTCGTCTCCTGTTCCGAATCGCAGATGAATCGCATTCGCGGGCGGCACATCAGCATGATTTTCCAGGAGCCGATGAGCGCGCTCGATCCCGTATTCACCGTGGGTTACCAGATCGAAGAGACGCTCCAGCGGCATTTCAAGCTGGACCGCCGAGAGGCGGCGGAGCGCGCCATTGCGGCGCTGGATTCGGTCGGCATTGCATCGCCGCGCCACGTCGCCACGCTTTACCCGATGAACCTCTCGGGCGGCATGCGCCAGCGAGTGATGATCGCCATGGCGCTGGTCTGCGAACCGCGCCTGCTCATCGCCGACGAGCCGACGACGGCTCTCGACGTGACCATCCAGGCGCAGATCATGGACCTGCTTCTGGGCCTCGCCGACCGTACCGGCACGGCCATCATGTTCATCACCCACAATCTCGGCCTGGTCGCGCAAACCTGCCACCGGATGGTCACGATGTATGCAGGGCAGGTCGTCGAGGGCGGTCCCGTAAGAGACGTCATCGCCGGTCCCCGCCACCCTTATACGGCCGGGCTCCTGCATTCGATCCCCGATAGCAACCGCGCACGCGGCACACTGCCTTCGATCGCCGGCCGGGTTCCGTCGCTGCGTCACATGCCGAAGGGCTGTCGCTTCGGGCCGCGCTGTTCCTATTCCACGCAGCCCTGCGAATTGCCTCAGAGCATCGAGAGCGAGGGCATAGAGGATATCGATCGCAGGGAAGTGCGCTGCAATCGCTGGGAAGAGCTCGCATTGAGAGGAGTCGGAGCATGA
- a CDS encoding ABC transporter ATP-binding protein has translation MSLATSSEQPALDVDDLHVTFGNPRRGSLIRAVDGVSFSVRRGEIFGVIGESGSGKSTLGRCLVGLLSPSGGGVLHDGIDPFKFSRRELNRHRRKYQIVSQDPNAAFDPRMTILQSICEPLYIAGEGTKAERREKAFAMLDRVSLSAEMANRYPHEISGGQKQRANIARALMLDPNVIVCDEVVAALDVSIQADMLNLFARLQEQFGLTYVFISHDLRVVSHISDRVAVMYFGKIVEVGPAHAVIETPLHPYTEALRSAEPEIDPTAADARERIILQGEIPSAIAPPSGCRFHTRCPRVRDICRTQEPQQRQLLPGRHVACHFAEEMLGEKERRSLDLAERDGSRQGAAAQGADIM, from the coding sequence ATGAGTTTGGCCACGTCTTCCGAGCAACCGGCGCTTGATGTCGACGATCTGCATGTCACCTTCGGCAATCCACGGCGCGGCTCGCTGATCCGCGCCGTCGACGGGGTCAGCTTCAGCGTCCGCAGGGGCGAGATTTTTGGCGTGATCGGCGAGTCCGGTTCCGGCAAATCAACGCTGGGGCGCTGTCTCGTCGGCCTGCTCAGCCCAAGCGGTGGCGGCGTTCTGCATGACGGTATCGATCCGTTCAAGTTTTCCCGCCGCGAACTCAACCGTCACCGGCGCAAGTATCAGATCGTCTCGCAGGATCCGAATGCGGCCTTCGACCCGCGCATGACCATCCTTCAGAGCATTTGCGAACCCTTGTACATAGCCGGCGAGGGGACGAAGGCCGAGCGGCGCGAAAAGGCGTTCGCGATGCTGGACCGGGTGTCGCTGTCGGCCGAAATGGCCAACCGATACCCGCATGAGATTTCCGGCGGCCAGAAGCAGCGCGCCAATATCGCCCGGGCGCTGATGCTGGATCCGAACGTGATCGTCTGCGACGAGGTGGTGGCCGCCCTCGACGTGTCGATCCAAGCCGACATGCTCAATCTCTTCGCCCGGCTGCAGGAGCAGTTCGGCCTCACCTACGTCTTCATCAGCCATGACCTGCGGGTGGTCAGTCATATCAGCGACCGCGTGGCCGTGATGTATTTCGGCAAGATCGTCGAAGTCGGTCCGGCGCACGCCGTGATCGAAACGCCACTGCATCCCTATACGGAGGCACTGCGCTCGGCCGAACCGGAGATCGACCCGACGGCCGCCGATGCCCGGGAGAGGATCATCCTGCAGGGCGAGATACCGAGCGCGATCGCGCCGCCGAGCGGCTGCCGTTTCCATACACGCTGTCCGCGGGTGCGCGACATCTGTCGCACGCAGGAACCCCAGCAGCGCCAATTGCTGCCCGGGCGGCATGTCGCATGCCATTTCGCCGAGGAGATGCTCGGCGAAAAGGAGAGGAGAAGTCTTGATCTTGCGGAAAGGGACGGCTCCCGCCAAGGCGCCGCCGCACAGGGCGCTGACATAATGTGA
- a CDS encoding ABC transporter substrate-binding protein, translated as MTTDLFGKIPDITRRSLLAGTAAAGGLALLPATVRAQAPQPRSGGTLRAVMPFNPAALDPLTGRNNPDFNALLLMFDALIGFDPQTLELQPMLATSWKFTDPTMLVLELRQGVEFHDGTPFNAEAVVFHLQRCSTYDRSNVKSDLAVVDKVEATGPYQVSLKLKYPDATLPAILTDRAGLIVSPASVKAAAGGNVDRAPVGTGPFKFVEWQDNTLIKVVKNANYWGDKPYLDGVDMRIVNEFNTAVRTVTAGEADIVLNMSAQQMAVAKRDPKLVAEATPSMIYYTAFLNYGEGPLKDVRVRQAMNWALDRPVLNQVLWGGLGGGHCSMFPSGFWANDPATENFYKLDLDRAKSLLKAAGFANGIEIATFTWADQAAVQRQEVLGAQLAEAGIRLKVTPAQPAQTMQYFLTEKKGQMLMTPTGGLPDPATAYDRQFSATAYRNAAKIELPGYRELMDASMNTFDNAKRKDVLHKMQRFVLENALHLPQFSSAGIIIRTPKVHGFNFSLLQRPRFHKVWMEA; from the coding sequence GTGACCACAGATTTATTTGGAAAGATACCGGATATTACCCGTCGTTCGCTGTTGGCTGGAACGGCCGCTGCCGGCGGCCTGGCCCTGCTGCCTGCAACGGTGCGTGCTCAGGCCCCGCAGCCGCGATCCGGCGGCACTCTGAGGGCAGTGATGCCGTTCAACCCCGCCGCACTCGACCCGCTGACAGGTCGCAACAATCCCGACTTCAACGCCCTTCTCCTGATGTTCGACGCGCTGATCGGCTTTGATCCGCAGACGCTCGAACTGCAGCCGATGCTGGCGACGTCTTGGAAGTTCACGGACCCGACGATGCTGGTTCTCGAACTGCGCCAGGGCGTCGAATTCCATGACGGCACGCCGTTCAATGCCGAGGCGGTGGTCTTCCACCTGCAGCGCTGCAGCACCTACGATCGCTCGAACGTGAAATCGGACCTTGCAGTCGTCGACAAGGTCGAGGCGACCGGCCCCTATCAGGTTTCGCTGAAACTGAAATACCCGGACGCCACGCTGCCTGCGATCCTGACCGACCGCGCGGGTCTCATCGTGTCGCCAGCTTCGGTCAAGGCTGCCGCGGGCGGCAATGTCGATCGCGCGCCTGTTGGCACCGGGCCGTTCAAGTTCGTCGAATGGCAGGACAATACCCTGATCAAAGTCGTGAAAAACGCCAACTACTGGGGTGACAAGCCCTATCTCGACGGCGTCGACATGCGCATCGTCAACGAGTTCAATACGGCTGTGCGCACGGTGACCGCCGGCGAAGCCGATATCGTTCTCAACATGAGCGCGCAGCAGATGGCCGTAGCCAAGCGCGACCCGAAGCTGGTCGCCGAAGCGACGCCATCTATGATCTACTACACGGCCTTCCTGAATTACGGTGAGGGGCCGCTGAAAGACGTGCGCGTTCGGCAGGCGATGAACTGGGCGCTCGACCGGCCGGTGCTCAATCAGGTCCTGTGGGGTGGCCTCGGCGGCGGGCATTGCAGCATGTTCCCGTCAGGCTTCTGGGCCAACGATCCCGCGACCGAGAACTTCTACAAGCTGGACCTCGACCGCGCCAAGTCGCTGCTGAAGGCGGCAGGTTTCGCAAATGGCATCGAGATAGCCACCTTCACCTGGGCCGACCAGGCTGCGGTACAGCGTCAGGAAGTCCTCGGCGCTCAGCTTGCCGAGGCCGGCATCCGGCTGAAGGTCACTCCGGCGCAACCGGCGCAGACGATGCAGTACTTCCTGACCGAGAAAAAGGGTCAGATGCTGATGACCCCAACCGGCGGTCTTCCGGATCCGGCAACGGCCTACGATCGCCAGTTCTCAGCGACTGCTTATCGCAACGCGGCCAAGATCGAACTGCCCGGCTATCGCGAACTCATGGATGCGTCGATGAACACGTTCGACAACGCCAAGCGAAAGGACGTGCTCCACAAGATGCAGCGTTTCGTGCTGGAGAACGCGCTGCACCTGCCGCAGTTCTCGTCCGCCGGCATCATCATACGTACCCCGAAGGTGCACGGCTTCAATTTCAGCCTGCTGCAGCGCCCGCGCTTCCACAAGGTGTGGATGGAAGCCTGA
- a CDS encoding ABC transporter permease — protein sequence MQLVPVMIVATFVVFSLVYMMPGDPAMMIAGDYATAERIAEIRHIYGFDRPMLVQYFFWLGNAVQGDLGHSLFSNESVLRLILSRLPHTVLLVLYALVLGAALGVPLGILAATRQGTTLDKIITSVASLGVAVPNFWLGIILVTLFSLGYRWFPATGAVSVFEKPLEALYYATLPAVALSTGVVAVLARQVRSALLEVLGSQYIRTLRAKGLGSGAILWKHGLRNVAATMLTIAGLQVNRLFSSAVIIEAVFAIPGVGNLISYSALNKDFPVVQGVALVLVLVVILTNLLVDVLNATFDPRVAAST from the coding sequence ATGCAACTCGTGCCCGTGATGATCGTGGCCACGTTCGTGGTGTTTTCGCTCGTCTACATGATGCCCGGCGACCCGGCCATGATGATCGCGGGTGACTATGCGACGGCGGAACGCATCGCGGAAATCCGTCATATCTACGGATTCGACCGGCCGATGCTGGTGCAATATTTCTTCTGGCTGGGAAATGCCGTGCAGGGCGATCTCGGTCATTCGCTGTTCTCGAACGAATCCGTTCTGCGGCTGATCCTGTCGCGCCTGCCGCATACGGTCCTGCTGGTTCTTTATGCGCTGGTTCTCGGCGCGGCACTTGGCGTTCCGCTCGGCATTCTTGCCGCGACGCGCCAGGGCACCACGCTCGACAAGATCATCACCAGCGTCGCCTCGCTCGGTGTCGCCGTTCCCAATTTCTGGCTCGGTATCATTCTGGTGACGCTGTTTTCGCTCGGTTATCGCTGGTTCCCGGCGACCGGTGCCGTATCCGTCTTCGAAAAACCGCTGGAGGCGCTCTATTACGCGACCCTTCCGGCGGTAGCGCTCTCGACCGGCGTCGTCGCGGTTCTGGCGAGGCAGGTACGTAGCGCGCTGCTCGAGGTGCTTGGCTCGCAATATATCCGCACGTTGCGCGCCAAGGGGCTGGGTTCCGGCGCCATCCTGTGGAAGCACGGGCTTCGCAACGTGGCGGCGACGATGCTGACCATTGCCGGCCTGCAGGTGAACCGGCTGTTTTCCAGCGCCGTCATCATCGAGGCGGTCTTCGCCATCCCCGGCGTCGGCAACCTGATCAGCTATTCGGCGCTCAACAAGGATTTCCCTGTGGTGCAGGGTGTGGCGCTCGTGCTCGTGCTGGTGGTTATCCTCACCAATCTCCTGGTCGACGTGCTCAACGCGACTTTCGATCCCAGAGTGGCGGCCTCCACATGA
- a CDS encoding ABC transporter permease, which yields MTDTNMTAMTQTAAAPSAKATLPPPVRFRFWAWLWGDKRALISLAYLSVLVLAAIFAPLIVPYAPNKQNLMDLLAPPSGAHWLGTDDLGRDTLSRLIYGSYNALYAASLAVGIGVAIGVPLGVFIGFVGGWVDQVGSRIIDGVLAFPPLVLAVAVTGALGIGLTNAMIAVGFAFAPVLARTMRAQTLVVKNAIYVEAAVGFGASRLHLILRHILPNAIQPVIVEVTLMLAVALLAEAGLSFLSLGVQPPESSWGGMLARAYHYVEVAPEQMYAPGFAILFTALAFNTLGESIRVLLDPTIKRR from the coding sequence ATGACCGATACGAACATGACCGCGATGACCCAAACCGCTGCCGCGCCGTCAGCCAAGGCGACCCTTCCGCCTCCCGTGCGCTTCCGCTTTTGGGCCTGGCTGTGGGGCGACAAGCGTGCGCTGATCAGCCTTGCCTATCTCTCCGTCCTGGTTCTGGCGGCGATCTTTGCGCCGCTGATCGTGCCTTATGCGCCTAACAAGCAGAACCTGATGGACCTTCTGGCGCCGCCGAGCGGCGCGCACTGGCTCGGCACCGACGACCTTGGCCGCGATACGCTGAGCCGGCTGATATACGGCTCCTACAATGCTCTCTACGCCGCGAGCCTCGCTGTTGGCATCGGCGTGGCGATCGGTGTGCCGCTCGGCGTCTTCATCGGTTTTGTCGGCGGCTGGGTCGACCAGGTGGGCAGCCGCATTATCGACGGTGTCCTCGCCTTTCCGCCGCTCGTGCTGGCCGTCGCCGTCACCGGCGCGCTCGGCATCGGCCTCACCAATGCGATGATCGCCGTCGGTTTCGCCTTCGCGCCGGTGCTTGCCCGGACGATGCGGGCGCAGACGCTGGTGGTGAAGAACGCGATTTATGTCGAGGCGGCTGTCGGCTTCGGCGCGTCACGCCTGCATCTGATCCTGCGCCATATCCTGCCCAATGCGATCCAGCCCGTGATCGTCGAAGTGACCCTGATGCTGGCCGTGGCGCTTCTGGCGGAAGCCGGATTGAGCTTCCTGTCGCTCGGCGTCCAGCCGCCCGAATCGAGCTGGGGCGGCATGCTGGCGCGCGCCTACCACTATGTCGAGGTGGCGCCCGAGCAGATGTATGCGCCGGGTTTCGCCATCCTGTTCACGGCGCTCGCCTTCAACACGCTCGGCGAGTCGATCCGCGTGCTTCTCGATCCGACCATCAAGCGCCGTTAA
- a CDS encoding ABC transporter substrate-binding protein: protein MSKTKDGVPSVIHNSRINRRTLLASAAALGGAMLLPGQVFAQASTPKPGGTLRIVMPFNPAALDPMTGRNVPDFNALYALFDALIAFDPATLELKPMLAKDWTFTDPTTLVLNLIDGVKFHDGTPFNAEAVKFNLDRFMNDPRSNVKSDLVSVGSVTVTGPSQVTLKLKRPNYSLPTILTGRVGCIISPASIKAAADGNVDRNPVGTGPFKFAEWRDNDLIRVEKNPNYWQPGLPYLDGINFRIINEFNTAARTVTAGETDLALNMAAQQIATARRVQDLTAEANPSMIFFTLMMNFAKPPLNDIRVRQAMNYAINRTELNQVLMLGLGEPTSTMFPKDFWAVDAGTAQFYQHDPEKARKLLAEAGYPKGLEVETWSWPDQTSVQRLEVVGNQLEQVGIRLKVTPSPPQVVNQAFYIEGKGAMILNPQGGWLDPSQTYERLFGATGQFNAGKIEDPQFRKLLDATGTSADAGKRKEAFAALQRFVVEQALHLPLVTSAAMSIRNKKVKDFKYDRLHSPRFHRVWLDQTV from the coding sequence ATGAGCAAGACGAAGGACGGCGTGCCGTCTGTCATCCATAACAGCAGGATCAACCGAAGAACGCTTCTGGCGTCGGCCGCAGCGCTGGGAGGCGCGATGCTGTTGCCCGGGCAGGTGTTCGCCCAGGCGTCGACGCCCAAACCGGGTGGCACCTTGCGCATTGTCATGCCGTTCAATCCGGCGGCTCTCGACCCGATGACCGGTCGCAATGTACCGGACTTCAACGCGCTTTACGCTCTGTTCGACGCGCTGATCGCGTTCGACCCGGCGACGCTCGAGCTGAAGCCGATGCTGGCCAAGGACTGGACCTTCACCGATCCCACGACGCTGGTGCTCAACCTCATCGACGGCGTGAAATTCCACGACGGCACCCCGTTCAACGCCGAGGCCGTGAAGTTCAATCTCGACCGTTTCATGAACGACCCGCGCTCCAACGTGAAATCGGACCTGGTTTCGGTCGGCTCCGTGACGGTGACCGGCCCGAGCCAGGTGACGCTCAAACTCAAGCGGCCGAACTATTCGCTGCCGACCATCCTGACGGGCCGCGTCGGCTGCATCATCTCGCCCGCCTCCATCAAGGCTGCCGCGGACGGCAATGTCGACCGCAATCCCGTCGGCACCGGACCGTTCAAGTTCGCCGAGTGGCGCGACAACGACCTGATCCGCGTCGAGAAGAACCCGAACTACTGGCAGCCGGGCCTGCCCTATCTCGACGGCATCAACTTCCGCATCATCAACGAGTTCAACACCGCCGCCCGCACGGTCACCGCCGGCGAAACCGATCTTGCGCTCAACATGGCCGCGCAGCAGATCGCCACCGCCCGCCGCGTGCAGGACCTCACCGCCGAAGCCAATCCTTCGATGATCTTCTTCACCCTGATGATGAATTTCGCCAAACCGCCGCTCAACGACATCCGGGTCCGGCAGGCGATGAACTACGCCATCAACCGCACCGAACTGAACCAGGTTCTGATGCTTGGCCTCGGCGAGCCGACCTCGACCATGTTCCCCAAGGATTTCTGGGCGGTGGATGCCGGAACGGCGCAGTTCTACCAGCACGATCCGGAAAAGGCGCGCAAATTACTGGCGGAGGCCGGGTATCCGAAAGGTCTGGAAGTCGAGACCTGGAGCTGGCCGGACCAGACCTCCGTTCAGCGCCTCGAAGTGGTCGGCAACCAGCTTGAGCAGGTCGGCATTCGCCTCAAGGTCACGCCCTCGCCGCCGCAGGTCGTAAACCAGGCCTTCTATATCGAGGGCAAGGGCGCGATGATTCTCAATCCGCAGGGCGGCTGGCTCGACCCCAGCCAGACCTACGAGCGGCTGTTCGGCGCGACCGGCCAGTTCAATGCCGGCAAAATCGAAGACCCGCAGTTCCGCAAGCTGCTGGACGCGACGGGGACCTCGGCCGATGCCGGCAAACGCAAGGAAGCCTTTGCCGCACTCCAGCGCTTCGTCGTCGAACAGGCGCTGCACCTGCCGCTGGTGACCTCTGCCGCCATGTCGATCCGCAACAAGAAGGTCAAGGACTTCAAGTACGACCGGCTGCACTCGCCGCGGTTCCACCGCGTCTGGCTCGACCAGACCGTGTGA